A window of Drosophila santomea strain STO CAGO 1482 chromosome X, Prin_Dsan_1.1, whole genome shotgun sequence genomic DNA:
GGGGCAGAGATTGTGCgtgtgcactggaaaaaattcCACTTGACTTTATATAGAGAGAGTTTCAATACACTTTTGCACGCATTTGcattgaatattattataaagGGGGCACCTATTTTCTTGCACTGTAACTATTTGTTGACTGACCAGCGAATGAAATTGGCAGTGGGTTTGAGTTGAAGAGTCAGCAGGAATAAAAGCAAATGAGGCTTGaaccaaatgcaaattaatatgTGGTGCTGCAGGGCGGGATTCCCAACCATAATTCTGCCAAACTGACCTCGTCTCTTCTCCACCCACCAGGCGACacccacagcagcagcaatgtCCCAGGAAAAGGAAACGACGACTCCGGTTACCGGAATGGATGAAGTGTCCCAAAAATCAGAGCAGAGTGCCATTGTGCCAAACTATGAAATATGCGCAAAAGAAGACACCGTGTCTGCTACGAATGTAAAGGACACTACTGTCCACTTCCAGGATGGAGTGCCTCGTGCTACTGTGGATGCAGGATTCCAGGCAATATACACTTCCGCTGCCGCAGGTGCAACTTCCCAAAAGATAAACACTGCATACACTTTGAATGAAATAGCTCAACATATTCCTGATGCTTCTTTCGTTGACTTACCACAAACATCCAAGAATGAGAGCGCTGTTCCCCAGAAGAATGCATTCACTGCCAGACCAGTATATTCCACTAAAGCCAACATGGATGAGCAGCCCAGCACTTCATCAACGGTGGTGATGGTGGAGCAGCCAAACACAATCATCGAGCTGGTGGATCTCTATGTGCCGCCTGGTTCGCTGGCGCCCAGCAAGGGTAGCTTCATGAACAACCGCATTAGCCGTCCGTTCTTCCCCATCCCCACGATCAAGTCCCCGGAAACGGCGGTGGACTCCACACCCAAGCCGGCGACCAAGGGCCGTAGGCGTGGCCGGAAGCCAGGTCCACCCAAACCGCGTCCCGCCAAGCGTCGTCGCGCGGAGACGCCACCGCCACTGCCGCCGCCACCGAACTTCCTGGCGAACTGCATCAATCCGCTGGAGCATGAGATATATCCCAAGGTCATTGTCCAGCCGGCCCACCAGCCCTGGGTGCTGCCCAAGCACACTCCGCCTGATGCAGCTCCTCCAAAGCAGCCGCTGCCGCCATCTTCCAACGTGGCAATGATTCCCGTCAGCGGTGCAGTGACCACTTCCACCACACAATCCAGGCCCGTGGTGGTAAGCGCCCATCTTCGCGAGAAACTGCGCCTCTTTGGCCCGGACGTGACCATCTCGCTGATCCACGACCAGGTGTCGCCGCACTTCAAGGCGGTGCGGCAGGAGCCCGATGGCAATCAGCGGCAATTAGTGTTCACCGCCGCCCAGCTGCTCTCCTTCAGTGGGGCCCACCATGGCAATTGGCCCCAGATGTTGCCCAtccagatgatgatgatgaagccCTCGCCCGCCATGCTGTCCCACTACTTTCCCGGACCCATGGGTCAATTACTGGTCAAACAACTGTATCCCAATCAGCAGCCGCTCTACCAGCCGCCACCATTGCCCTTCAAGCCGCCCACCGTCAGGCCGCCAAAGGGCGTCAAAGTGATTCCAAGGCCCAATTCCACCTATGTGCATCCGGGCAGGTCGCAGGTATCCAAGTCCTTTGCAGCTCCTGCTCCGCCACCAGCTG
This region includes:
- the LOC120456791 gene encoding vegetative cell wall protein gp1 codes for the protein MSQEKETTTPVTGMDEVSQKSEQSAIVPNYEICAKEDTVSATNVKDTTVHFQDGVPRATVDAGFQAIYTSAAAGATSQKINTAYTLNEIAQHIPDASFVDLPQTSKNESAVPQKNAFTARPVYSTKANMDEQPSTSSTVVMVEQPNTIIELVDLYVPPGSLAPSKGSFMNNRISRPFFPIPTIKSPETAVDSTPKPATKGRRRGRKPGPPKPRPAKRRRAETPPPLPPPPNFLANCINPLEHEIYPKVIVQPAHQPWVLPKHTPPDAAPPKQPLPPSSNVAMIPVSGAVTTSTTQSRPVVVSAHLREKLRLFGPDVTISLIHDQVSPHFKAVRQEPDGNQRQLVFTAAQLLSFSGAHHGNWPQMLPIQMMMMKPSPAMLSHYFPGPMGQLLVKQLYPNQQPLYQPPPLPFKPPTVRPPKGVKVIPRPNSTYVHPGRSQVSKSFAAPAPPPAVPAPAYAAPPAVRVPVPPPAVRVPPPAVRVPPPVVRVPAPPLAVAPPLAVAPPPAVAPPPAVAPAPAPPPAPTFAPPVAPTPSAPPVSPSSPPKSPVKRMPAIIVPSILRHASQVKLRQALEAKRAKAMKEAEEAKRAKLEEQDKPKDM